In Chitinophaga oryzae, the sequence CGGTGCCACAGCGGCAGCACTTCTGTTTCAAACTGCAACAGGAAATAGGCTGCCAGGCGCTTCTTTTCCGGGTCTTTGATGCAGGGCAGCTGATCGCGGGCATCGAGCGCATGGGCGAGGTCCCAGCGGATTTCGCGGTGCATGGCCGGGTGGGAGAAGTTCTCCAGCGCCTTGTCCATTTTCCCAAGGAAGCTACCCCAGGAAGTATACAGATCGCGTGTGCCCTTTACCGTTACTACGGGCTGTCCTTCCAGCCAGGTGTACAAACGGAGGTAATACAATTCTTCCGGCATGGCCAGGCGGGTCACCGGTTCATCATTCAGGTTACGTACTACCTGCTGAAAGCGGCCTTTGGTAGCGCCCTGGGCCAGGTGTTCCAGTATGCGGACCTGCGCGTCGAGGAAAGCAGGATGCTGGGACTCGCCGGCGATCTTGCAGATCCATGCATTGCCCTGTTCATCTTTCACATAAAAATTGGCTTCATCATAGCCTTCCAGTTCTTTCGCAGTAACGGTAAGACCGTAATGCTCATTCAACAGCTTCACCACCCCGGTGGCAGAAAAAGTATAAAACATAGCGTCTGTATTAAAATTTATCGGACAGCAGCAACAGCACATGAGCGGCTGTCCAGCTGAAATTCACCGCGTTCAGGCCTTTGCCGGTCAGCGGATGATAGTTTTCGCGCAGCGGCTGATCATCTCTCATACCGGCCGCATGTTGCCAGAGTTTATTGACCAGCGTTCTGGCGGCAGCCTGCTGTTTGTATTGCTGCAGGCCTTTCACGCCGAAATAAAACTGGTCTATCCATACCGGCCCGCGCCAGTAACCCCGTTGGGGGTCAAAAGCCTTTTCGCTGGCGTCCAGCACCGGCAGGGGCACTAAAGTATTAAAAACAGTGGTATCCAGCATGTACTGCGCCATCTTTTTTACACGCGATGCCGGCGCAATGCCCGCCCACAGCGCCACCCAGGCTTCTGCTCCTTTCACGCGGACCAGCTCACCGGTCAGCTTCCGGTCATAATAATAACCACTGGCGGTATCGAAGAACAGTTGGTTGATCTGCCGGTCCAGGATAGCCGCTTCTTTGCGCAGCGCGCCTGCCGCCGGTTGACCGATAACGGCCGCTATCTGTGCGAGTATAGTTTTTTCTTTGGACAGATAGACGTTCAGGTCGACTGACTCCTGATCGAGCGACCAGGCGCCGGGGCCGTTATGCAGCATCTTTGCCTTGTCGAAGCGTACGGCGTTGTCCATACCGCTTTCCCATGCTGCAGCGATGCGGGTGCCGTCCGTAGAGCCGAACTCACAGAGGCCGTTGCGGTCGTGGTCCCGCTCGGCGTACCACCAGCGGTGGTAGCGGTCCAGTGCGGGATACATCTCCCGGAGGAAAGCGGTGTCCCGGGTGGCCGCAAATATTTCCCATACCGCCCAGGCAGCCAGTGGCGGCTTGGTGTCGCGGAAATTGTTTTCGGTACTGTCGGCATACACACAGTCGGGCACCATACCGGAAGCTGTCTGATAATCAAACATAGAACGGATATTGTCCTTCGCCAGCGACGGCGCAAAATTTACCAGTCCCACGGCCTGCTTCCAGCTGTCCCATGACCAGAAGCCGTAGAAGCCCTGGTAGGAAGCGGACGGAAATACACCGTCATGGCGCAGATGCCCCGCAGCGCTGCGCCAATTGGTGAGCAGCGTGATCATGCTCTTCACCGCCAGCCGGCTGCGGAAACGGTCTTTTTCTGTGAAAGGCATGCGGCGGAACAGCTGTTGTAAATAACCGTTCCAGCGTTGTTCGTTTTTTTGCAGCACGATATCAAACTCCCGCTCCGGTGCGACCACCATATGCCCGTCAGGCCAGAAACCCTGTGTTTGCAGGTCTTCAAGCTCGCCCCCGGCTGGGATGGATACCTCTCTTGCCGCCGTGTAACCGTCAGCAGTTGTTTGTATGTCCCATGGAGCCTGGGCACACCAGTGCAGGCGAAAAACATGTTTAGTACCGGTAACGCCTACACGTACATTATTACCCTCCCGGGAAAATTGCGCTCTTTTCAGCAACGCAGCGCCTTCCCATTGCAACCGTAACTGTAGTGGTTGCGCGCCATTGTTACGAATAACGGTCTGTATCACGGTTTCACGGCTACTGCTAAAAACCAGCTGCATCCGCACCGCTATCTGACCGGAGTAGAAACCAAGTTGCAACAAGCCGGGATAATAATGCGTGGCAGTGGTGTCCTGTTGCAGGGGCAGCTCCCGGCCATCGGCATATAAGTGAAGCTGTGCGATAGCTTTAGACAGCCACTCCCCTTTCATGTCCATCAGCAGCGGACCGGTGAAACCGGTAGCGGTGCCGGGTACGGGCAACGCGTAAGCATGCCACGCGCCGTTGTCCGAAAAAAAAGAGGTAGCAATGCGGTTCGTATCTTTTACTTCATAACGGACGTCCAGTACATCCGGAAAATGGTTCCGTTGTGCGCTGACCGTTTGTTGCGTCAGCAACAAGGCCAGCAGCCATTTCATTTTATTCATATCTCTCTTTCGCCTTTTCAGCAGGTTCGTCACCCGACCGCAAAGGTCTTAATGTAAACTGATATTGATAAGGTTTATACACCAGCGTGTAAGGCGCATGGGGCTTGGCGCCCCAGCTGTTGTCGCCACCGAGGCCGGCCTGCTGGTAGTCGATATTCCACCAGATCAGCGGGTCGTTGTTCATAGAGCCGCCATGCACATTGTGCTTGCGGTTGAAATTGAGCCGGTCCCGGTCAAAATGCAGCACGCCGGTATTCAGCAGGGAATCGGTGCGCACCATCCATCCGTTGCCCGAAGCGGAGCGCAGTGTCATCCAGTGTACATCGGAGCGGTAGCCGCTTTCCTGTGCACGGGGATAAGGATGGAACAGCGAGTCGGCCGGCAGCGTGTATACGTCTACGTCTGCTGCGTACTTACGGTCCTGGTAGTTATCGAACGGACCGCGGCCCAGCCAGGTCACTTTGTCCAGCGCAGGATTAAGCACCATACGCATGCCCATGCGGGGCAGCTCGGGCATCATCCTGTCTCCCGGCTGGAAATGGACGTTCACTTTAATGTCACCGTTGGCAAAAATCGTATAGTCAATGTCGTAGATCGCATTCACCAGCGGCAGTGCATGTTTTGCGTGCACCTGCACCTGCTGCCTGTCTTCCCGTACGATACTGGCGGCAAGCAGTTGTGTGCTGTCGCCGGCATGTTGCCATACTGCACAGCGCACCTGCTGACTGTTGCCGATGTCATTATCAGTGGGGGCGCGCCAGAAATCGGGCTTTAACGGCTTTTGCATATAAGCGGCGCCGTTGGTGGCAAACTGCTCCAGCCAGCCATTTTTAATAGTCGCTGTAAATGCTGTATTACCGATCTCCCAGCCACCGGCGGTTTGTTTTACCTGTAAGGCGTCGCCGGCGACGGTCTGCGTTTTCACGGGCGTAAACCAGGGCAGCTCGAACTGATCAGCGGCCAGTGTAAAACCAGCGGGCAGCAGACCGTCTGCGTTCTTCAGCGTGGCCTTCAGATGCAGGAAATAACGAACGCCGGGCTGCGGCTTTACCACCGGCAGGCCTATACGCAGCGTGTCCTGTTGGTGTGGCAGCAGTAACCGGTGCGGCAGGGCAGCCGAAGCGATCACTTTCCCATCTCCCTTCAGTTCCCAGGTAAGGTTCATATTTTCAAGCCGGTGAAAGTCATACCGGTTGGTGATCTGCAGGAGGTCGGCAGACAGACCGATGGTGGCAAACTGTACGGGCTGGTATACTTTCTTCACTTCATATGCCTGCGGATGCGGTGAGCGGTCGGCAGCCAGCATACCATCGGCACAAAAGCTGGTATCGCTCGTGGCGCCTACGGTGCCCATATCGGCGCCATAAGCCCAGATAGCCCTTCCCAGGGAATCATGTTGCAGGAAAGTCTGATCGGAGAAATCCCAGATAAAACCGCCCTGTAACTGCTCGTATTTGTTGATCAGCTCCCAGTCGTCGCGGAGGTTGCCACCGCTGTTGCCCATCATGTGCGCGTATTCGCACTGGACCAGCGGCCTGTCGCGGTATTCTTTTACGTAGTCCTGCATCCAGGCGACGGATTTATACATGGGCGCCACAATATCCGTCCATGGCGTGTTACGGGCAGGCTCGTACTGCACCGGGCGGGTATTATCGCGTTGTTTGGTCCATTTGTAGGTGCTGATGAAATTATCGCCAAAGTCACTTTCGTTGCCTAAGGACCAGGTGATGATGCTGCAATGGTTTTTATCCCGCTCCACCATACGGCGGGTGCGATCCAGGTAGGCGGCTTTCCATTCAGGCTTATCAGACAGTGTCTTCAGCGGGTGCATGCTCATGCCATCGCATTCAATATTAGCTTCATCCACAACATAGAGGCCGTACCGGTCGCAGAGCGCGTACCACTCTTCCCGGTTGGGATAGTGACTGGCGCGCACAGCGTTGATGTTGTACTGCTTCATGGCAAGGATATCTTTCAGCATGCCCTCGCAGTCCACTACTTTGGCGGAACGCATATCATGCTCGTGGCGGTTCACCCCTTTGATGGTAATGGGCGCCCCGTTGACCATCAGCAGGCCTCTTTTGATTTCCACGGAGCGGAAACCGATCGCGTGGGTAAAGCTTTCTATCGGGCGGCCCTGTTTATCTTCCAGCGTAACGATCAGCTGATACAGGTTAGGACGTTCCGCATCCCATGGTTTCACGCCGGGCACCAGCTGCTGCAACTGCAGCAGGCTGTCGCGGCCGATGGGCATCACTTTGGAAAAAACAGGCGCACCGTTGTCCTGTAAGGTTACACGGATACGTTTATCCTTGTCCGTTGCAGCCGGAACTTTATTAAGCGCCAGGTCCAGTTGCAGGGACCCATCCTTGTAGTTATTGACCAGTAACGGTCTGGCGAAAAAGTCGTAAACAGATAAGGGAGCGCGGGCCACCAGGTAAACGCTGCGTTCTATGCCGCTGAGCTTCCACATGTCCTGTCCTTCGAGATAAGAACCATCACTGAAGCGGAATACCTGCATGGCCACGGAATTGTTGCCTGGCTGCACCCAAGCGGTGACGTCAAATTCGGCAGGCGTCTTACTGTCCTTGCTGAATCCGGCATACTTACCGTTCACCCACACATATACAAATGCATTGGCGGCGCCGATATGCAGGATGGTTTGTTTGCCTTTCCAGGTGGCAGGCAGCCGGAAGTCGCGGCGATAGGAGCCGACAGGGTTCTGTTCTTTTGGAACAAACGGCGGGTTGGGCGTGAAGGGGTACTCCACGTCCGTAAAAATATAAGGGGCATAACCTTCCGTCTGCCAGTTGGCCGGCACGCGGATGGTTTTCCAGTTCGTTACATCATAAGCGGGTTGTTCAAATCCCTGTGGACGGACAGCGGGATTGGCTGCGAGGTGGAATTTCCATGTACCGTCCAGTGACAGCCTGAAAGGCGAGCTGTCTCCCTTCAGGGCCGAAGCGGCGTCGGGAAAGGGAATAAAATGCGCGTGCGGGAACAAAGTGTGTTCAGAAGGCTTCTGCGGGTTCTCCCAGTCATTGGACTGCGCCAGCAAGGTAGCCGGTAAACACAGCAAAGCAAGTAAAGCAGTTTTCATCATGGTACCGTGATATAAAACCACCGGCGGCTGCGAGGCCGCCAGTGGGATCGTTTAACCGTTATGGATCCTAAATTATTATTGGGCCAGTGGGTTATTGAGCGTCTCTTTCAGCGGCAGCGGGTAATAGCTTTTATCTGCGGTGAAAGGTCGGCCGGCGTCCTGCATCTGCTGTGTCAGCAGGCCCCATCGGCGAAGGTCATAAAAACGGCTGCTTTCCAGGGTGAATTCCATCACCCTTTCATGCATCAGTTGTTTGAAGATATCGGCCTTGTTAGTCAGGTTCAGTGGCGGCATAGCAGAGCGGGCGCGCACCTCGTTAATCTCCGCCATGGCGGTAGCCGGTACGCCCAGTTCGTTCTGCACTTCGGCGTACAGCAGTTTTACGTCTGCATAGCGGATGATGGGCATATTGATCGCATTGGCGTTTCCCAGCTTGTCGAGGCTGGCCGGCAGCCATTTACGGAAAGCGATGGTATTGTTTTCGAATACTTCGTTGTACGTATAGCCGTATACGCGGGGATTGGCGGCATCGTTAAAATAGTCATCCTTAAAGAAGACGGTGTTATACACACGATGGTCGTACAGGCCGTCGGTGGCCACTTTCCCTTCTTTCAGCATTTCCGTCAGCAGTCGTGGTACGCCATAAATTTCACCGTAACCTCCCAGTTCGGAAGCGGCCATCCAGTCGCTGAGATAGGATTTGAAATAGGCGCCGTTAGACTCGTCCATGGTCTGCTGCAGTTCAAACACGGATTCAGCGGTGTTGCTGGTGGTACCGTTGAACATGGACAGGTAGTTGGACACGAGGCTGTACTGTTTGGAGTCGATCACTTTTTTCAGCCAGGCGGAGGCTTCAGTGAAATAAGCGGTGGCCTTGCCTTTGTCTTCGCCGGCGCGGTAGATGAGCACTTTGCCGAGGTAGGCCTGGGCAGCGCCTTTGGTAGCGCGGCCCAGCTCTGTGCCCGGCCTTTCGCTGCGCAGCGGCAGATCGGGTTCTGCCGCTTTCAGGTCGGAGATGATCATATCCCATACCTCGGGACGGGGGGAGGGCGCTTTCGGCAGATCAGCTTCGCCATTGGGCACTTTATCGCGGATGATCACCTTTTCGAAATTGGTGACCAGCTTAAAATAATAGTACGCACGGAGGAAGCGGGCTTCCGCGAGGATCATTTTTTTGCTGGCGGCGTCGATCTGTTTGTCTGTCATCATGCTCACGTTCTCCAGTACCTGGTTGGTGAAGTTGATGCCGCGGTAGTTATCTCTCCAGAGCAGGTCGATGGCGTAGTTACCGGAGTTATAGCTGTAGTTGAAGATCTCCGTCCACCAGCTGTAGTTGTAGGCGTCCGCGCCTGGCTCCACAAAATCTTCCCGGTAGTATTCGCGGCAGGAACGGGCTTCCACGAAGTTGTCCCAGCCGGCGAAGCTCTCGATCCTGGAATAGGCCGCGGCCAGCCCGGTGAGGGCGCGGTCGCGGGACGTCCAGAAGTTATCCGATGTCAGCTTGTCGGGCGAAGCCTGTTCAAGCAGCTCTTTTTTACAGCTGGTATTCAACACCATGGCTGCGGATAATAAGGATATATATAACAAAGATTTTTTCATAACCATTTTTTTAGAATTCCAGCTGTGCCCCAGCCATCAATACTTTGTTTTGCGGATACATCAGGCGGTCCAGGCCACTATTGAGGATGTCTGTACGGCCGATTTCAGGATCGGGCCCGGAGTATTTGGTGAACGTGAGAATGTTCTGTGCGCTTACGTAGAGGCGTAACCGTGTAACTTTCACCTGTTGCAGGAGCTGCGGGGAGAAGGCATAACCGAGGGTTATGTTTTTCAGGCGCAGGTAGCTGCCGCTTTCGAGGAAGCGGGTGGATTCCCGGTTGTTGGCGTTGGGATCGCCCAGTACGGCGCGGGGTACGTCGGTGTTGGTATTTGCCGGCGTCCAGGCGTTAAGGGTGCTCACGTCGAAGTTACGGCCGGCATCCATGCCCTGCAGTTCATATTTGTTACCGTTGTAGATTTTGTTACCGCCCACGCCCTGCCAGAACAGTTGCAGGTCGAAACCTTTCCACCCTGCGGTCATGTTCAGGCCATATTCTATTTTAGGGAAGGAGCTGCCTTTGTAGGTTTTGTCCGCGTCATTGATCACGCCGTCGCCGTTGCTGTCTTTGAAGCGTACGTCACCCGGTTTGGCATCCGGCTGCAGCAGTTCGCCTTTGCTGTTTTTATAGGCAGCTACTTCGGCGGCTGACTGGAAGAGGCCATCGGCCTCGTACAGGTAGAAGGCGCCTACTTCGGTACCTACCTGTGTGGTATTCGGAACAGGGCCGGTGCCGTATTTCAGGCCGGTGCCATACAGCTTCTGGCCGTCGTTAGCGAGTGCCAGCACTTTATTTTTCACCTGGCTAACGGTACCGGTTACACTATAGCTCCAGTCGCCGTGTTTATCTGCCCAGGTCATCTCCAGCTCCCAGCCGCTGTTTTTGAAGCGGCCTACGTTGAGGATGGGGTTATTGAGACCATTGCTGGGCGCCAGCTCTCTTCTGATCAATACATCGGAGGTGACGTTGTTGAAATAGTTAAATGAACCGTTCAGTTTATTGAAGACAGCGAAGTCGAAACCGGCGTTGCGGCTGGTATTGGTTTCCCAGCGCAGGTCTTTGTTGCGCAGTTCCCAGGCAGCGCCGCCGGGCCATGCGGTGCCTCCACCGCCCTGTACGGAGCCACCGCCCCACAGGTTGTTGATTAAGATCAGTTGCTGATGGTCATAGGCGTTCAGCACTTCTTCGTTGCCCAGCTGACCGTAGCTGGCACGCAGTTTCAGCATATTCAGCCAGGTAATGCCCTGCATGAATGGTTCGCTCTGAATGTTCCAGCCTACAGATACAGACGGGAAAGTGCCATAGCGGCGGTTCACCCCGAACTTGGAAGATCCGTCGCGGCGAACAGCCAGTTGCAGCAGGTACTTACCGTCATACGCATAGTTGACGCGGCCCAGCCAGGAGAGGCGGTTTGTCTGCCAGCGGGTACCGGTGGCGTTGAAAGTGCCGCCTTTGGCGCCGTCCATGGTATTGAACAGCGGATCGAGGAAGCCGCCGGGCACCACGTCAGAAACGATCTGGCCATCTTTCACGGAGTAGATGGTCGTTTTACCATCGGCGGTAGTCAATACGTTGTTGTAGGTTTTTTCCAGGGCGGTATAGCCGGCCAGCAGGTTCAGGCTGTGTTTACCGAAGCTGCGGTCGTAGTACAACAGGTTTTCCATCAGGCGTTGACGTTCGTTGCCGCGGTTGTCCTGCAGCTGTGCAAAAGGCACCTGCGGGTCGTTGGCATTGGCGCGGTACGGCGGGTGGTAGCTGTAGGTGAAGTAGTTGCTGTTAGCCAGGCTCAGGTTGGTCACGAATTTCATGCCTCTCAGCAGTTCGAGCGACAGGCGTGCGTTTCCGTTGAAGTACTGGATTTTATTGCTGTTATCGTTGTAGAAGTTCACACCCACCGGGTTTTCGAACTTCGGCAGCTGGTTGATCTGCAACGCATAGCCATATTTTTCTTTGTCATCGTATACCGGTAACAGCGGCGACTGGAAGTAGGCGTCTTTTACGCTGTAGGGCACGTCGCGGCGGTCTGTTTCCGCATATACGAGGTTAGCTTCCACGGTGAGGCGTCCTTTCTTGTATTCGTTGCGGGAGCGGATGGATTTCTTCTTAAAGTTGGAGCCCAGGAAGGTACCTTTTTCGTTGGTGATGTTACCGCTGAGGCCATAGGTAAAGTATTCGCTGCCGCCGGTGAGATTGAGGCTGTAGTTTTCGCTGTTGCCCTGTTGCAGTATTTCATCCTGCCAGTCGGTATTAGCGGTGATGCCTGCTTTCAGGTAAGCGGGCCTCCTGGTGCTGGCCGGTGCGGGCTCGTACATCATGGTATGTACTTTCAGGTAGCCTTCCGCATCGAGCAGGTGCTGTTTGCCGGTAGGGTTCACGATGCTGTACCAGGTGTTGAACTCAATTTTCGGCGCCCCCTTTTTGCCTTTTTTGGTGGTGATCAGGATGACACCGTTGGCGGCTACTGAACCGTAGATAGAGGCAGCAGCACCGTCTTTCAGTACTTCTATGGAAGCAATATCGTTGTTGTTGAGGTAATAGGGGTCTGCGGGGCTGCCGTCCACGATAAACAGTGGCTGGTGGGAACCGAAGGTACTGATACCGCGCAGGCGGATATCGGCCATGGCGCCCGGGGCGCCGCCGGTGTTGGTAACGGTAAGGCCTGCCACTCTGCCCTGCAGGGCGTTCACGGGGTTATTGCTGGCCACATTGGAGATTTCATTTCCTTTTACGGAGGTGATGGCGCTGCTCACATTTCTTTTGCTCTGCGTGCCGTAGCCCACGACCACCACCTGGTCCAGCACTTTGGTAGAAGCGGCAAGGGTAACGGTCAGCGGTCCGTTTCCGTTGACTGTTACCTCTTGTGTTTCGTAGCCGATGAAGGATACTTCCAGTACCGCACCTGGTTGCAGGTCGGTGAACCGGAAGCTGCCTTTCACGTCCGTGAGCATACCGCGCGGTGTGCCTTTTACCCGTACGCTTACGCCGGGCAGGGCTTCACCGTTATTAGACTTCACGATGCCTTCCACCACTTTCTCCTGTGCCGGTTGCACGGCGGTCAGCGCGGAAGTGGCCGGCGCCGCTTTCACCAGGATAATGTCTTCCGTCATCCTGAACTGCAGCGACGTGGCATGGCTGATTTCCTGGAGTAAACTTTCTACTGTCCTTTCTTTTTTATCGATGGTTACAGGTTTCAATTTTTCCAGATCATCAAGATTATACGAGAATTTCAGGCGGGTGTTTTTCTCGAGGTACTGTATCACGTTGAGCACCTTTGTCTGCCTGAATCCCACGTCAATCTTATCTTTCAGTCCTTCTGCTATTTGCGCCCAACTTAGCAAAAGGGATGATAGGAGCATGGCACAGCATGCCCTTAGAAGGGATGTCTTCTTCATAACGCATTTTGGTTGTTTAAATGTACCTGTGTGGACTATTTACTGATTGGTTGCACAAATAAAGTGTCGTTTTTTGTTACAGGCTCCAGTCCGTTGACAAAGCAAACTGCTGCCAGCACTTCATTCAGCGGTTTGTTGTTGAATACGCCGTTAAAGCGGATAGGTTTGTTTTTACGCGTGATTACTTTTATATTGATACCATACCAATACCCCAGTGTGGACGCTATCTCTTCGGGAGAAGCATTATGAAAGACGAGGCGTCCGCTGCGCCAGGCTTTTTCCCTTTCGGGATCGAAATTGTTTTTTACAAAGCGGGCATGCGCTTTACCGGTCGTCAGCTGTTCTCCGGGCACTAATTCAGCCACCGCTGTTTCCTGCGCCACCCGTACTTTTCCTTCGACGAGGGTTACGGCCGCATGTTGATCGTACGCATATGCGCGTAATTTAAAAGCCGTTCCCAGCGCCTGTACGCGGAGGTTTCCGGTGCTCACCACAAAAGGTTTCCCTTCTGCTTTGGCCACTTCAAACAGGGCCTCACCTTCGAGGACGAGGTTGCGTTGTTTTTCGTTGAAACTGGCCGGTACTCTCAGTGTACTGTGTGCGTTCAGGATTACCAGGCTGCCATCTGCCAGCATTACCTGGCGGCGCACGCTGTCGCCTGCTTTTAAAAGCGTGTAGGACTCATTGGCAACGGCAGGAGCGACGGTACGATGACTGTTCAGCCACCACGCGGCAGCGGCCAGCGGCAATACTGCAGCGGCGGCGATGCGGGCTATCCGCTTCCAGGAGATTTTTTTGACCGGCGTATCGGCTACCGCGAGCGCGGCCTTCAGTTTACCGAATTCGGCTTCCTTTTCTTCCGGCGTAATGCGCAGGCCCAGCCGAAACAACCATTCCCGAGCTTTGGCAGCTTCTTCCTGTTTATGCGGGTACCGTTCCAGCCAGTCTTCCCAGAACTGCACGTCTGTATCGTTGCTGCGGAGGCAGTAACGCACAAATGAGTCATTTAATATAAAGTCTTCCGCCTTATACTGCTGTAAGTCCATACCAGGCATTTAACTATAAAGAGGGGGGTATCTTTCTTTTTTTACCAAAGAAATCAGGAAAAATTTTCGAGATCGAGCAAAAGCAGCAGCAGCGCGATAAAAGTGGCATCGTTATAGACTTCCCGGATACGGACAAGGGCGTTGTGGATGGTATTATAGATGGTCCGGGGCGTGGCTGCGGTTTTAACCGCTATTTCTTCTATACTCAGGTCTTCGTAAAAACGCATCCTGATAAATTCTTTCTGGCGGCTGGTGAGCAGCGACAACATCTTTTCCAGCTTCTGTTTTACCAGGCTGTCGGTTTCCTGGCGTATCAGCACGGTTTCGTAAGGCTGTTCCTCGGGTTCCGGAAACAGCTGGCTATCGGCCAGCACAGCGCCTTTCTGGCTTTTGGTCAGCAGTTTGTACAGTTTCCTTTTAAAGCAGATAAACAAGTACCCCTGGATATTCTCAGGCATACCAAGCTGGTGGCGCTTGCGCCAGATATCTACAAAAATATCGTTGATAGCTTCTTTTACCATGCCTTTGTCCAGCACTACTGATATACCATAGTGGTAGAAATTATCGTAGAGGTCATGGTAAATTTTATACAGTCCCTGTTCATTGTCCTGCTGCATTTCATACCAGAAGCCGGCGTAATCCTTTTCACCGTACCGGCCTGTGCTGGATTCGGTTGAGCGATGTGCATTGAGCATACAGCTGAGCATTTTGGTTGGCCCGTGGGGAGCGATTGTTGTTCTGATTTCTGGCGGCAAATTAAGGGTTTAGATTGAAACAACCGCTTCTTTTATTGTGAACGACTTGTAAATCCGCTCCCCGCTTTTCGTATTTCTAATTTCGTTATTTTTATCATGAATGGTTTTTGTTTATTATCAATTATCTTATTTTGAAAGCACCCATCCTCTTTAGCATGGCCGCCTCCCTGCTGTGGCAGGGCGTTCAGGCCCAGGACTCGTCCGCCATCAGGGCTATCAATGCCAACAGCTTCGCCAGACATATACAGGTACTTGCCTCCGATGCCTTTGAAGGCCGCAAGCCTTTCACCCGCGGCGAAGACAGCGCCATCCACTACCTGGCGGCACAGTTCAAAGCGCTGGGACTGAAGCCCGGCAACGGCAACAGTTATTTCCAGGAAGTGCCCATGGTCTCCATCGGCTCCAAACCCGCCGGCAACCTGGTGGTCAAAGGCGCCAACGGCGAGGTGTCCTTACAATACCTCGACGATTATGTGGCAGGCACCCGCCGCGTACAGGAACAGGTCAGCATCAGCAATTCGGAACTGGTGTTTGCCGGTTACGGTATCGTAGCGCCGGAGTACGGGCATAACGACTACGCCGGCCTGGATGTGAAAGGTAAAACCGTCATCGTGATGATCAACGATCCCGGCTTTGCCGACAACACCCT encodes:
- a CDS encoding RagB/SusD family nutrient uptake outer membrane protein; this translates as MKKSLLYISLLSAAMVLNTSCKKELLEQASPDKLTSDNFWTSRDRALTGLAAAYSRIESFAGWDNFVEARSCREYYREDFVEPGADAYNYSWWTEIFNYSYNSGNYAIDLLWRDNYRGINFTNQVLENVSMMTDKQIDAASKKMILAEARFLRAYYYFKLVTNFEKVIIRDKVPNGEADLPKAPSPRPEVWDMIISDLKAAEPDLPLRSERPGTELGRATKGAAQAYLGKVLIYRAGEDKGKATAYFTEASAWLKKVIDSKQYSLVSNYLSMFNGTTSNTAESVFELQQTMDESNGAYFKSYLSDWMAASELGGYGEIYGVPRLLTEMLKEGKVATDGLYDHRVYNTVFFKDDYFNDAANPRVYGYTYNEVFENNTIAFRKWLPASLDKLGNANAINMPIIRYADVKLLYAEVQNELGVPATAMAEINEVRARSAMPPLNLTNKADIFKQLMHERVMEFTLESSRFYDLRRWGLLTQQMQDAGRPFTADKSYYPLPLKETLNNPLAQ
- a CDS encoding glycoside hydrolase family 2 TIM barrel-domain containing protein, translated to MMKTALLALLCLPATLLAQSNDWENPQKPSEHTLFPHAHFIPFPDAASALKGDSSPFRLSLDGTWKFHLAANPAVRPQGFEQPAYDVTNWKTIRVPANWQTEGYAPYIFTDVEYPFTPNPPFVPKEQNPVGSYRRDFRLPATWKGKQTILHIGAANAFVYVWVNGKYAGFSKDSKTPAEFDVTAWVQPGNNSVAMQVFRFSDGSYLEGQDMWKLSGIERSVYLVARAPLSVYDFFARPLLVNNYKDGSLQLDLALNKVPAATDKDKRIRVTLQDNGAPVFSKVMPIGRDSLLQLQQLVPGVKPWDAERPNLYQLIVTLEDKQGRPIESFTHAIGFRSVEIKRGLLMVNGAPITIKGVNRHEHDMRSAKVVDCEGMLKDILAMKQYNINAVRASHYPNREEWYALCDRYGLYVVDEANIECDGMSMHPLKTLSDKPEWKAAYLDRTRRMVERDKNHCSIITWSLGNESDFGDNFISTYKWTKQRDNTRPVQYEPARNTPWTDIVAPMYKSVAWMQDYVKEYRDRPLVQCEYAHMMGNSGGNLRDDWELINKYEQLQGGFIWDFSDQTFLQHDSLGRAIWAYGADMGTVGATSDTSFCADGMLAADRSPHPQAYEVKKVYQPVQFATIGLSADLLQITNRYDFHRLENMNLTWELKGDGKVIASAALPHRLLLPHQQDTLRIGLPVVKPQPGVRYFLHLKATLKNADGLLPAGFTLAADQFELPWFTPVKTQTVAGDALQVKQTAGGWEIGNTAFTATIKNGWLEQFATNGAAYMQKPLKPDFWRAPTDNDIGNSQQVRCAVWQHAGDSTQLLAASIVREDRQQVQVHAKHALPLVNAIYDIDYTIFANGDIKVNVHFQPGDRMMPELPRMGMRMVLNPALDKVTWLGRGPFDNYQDRKYAADVDVYTLPADSLFHPYPRAQESGYRSDVHWMTLRSASGNGWMVRTDSLLNTGVLHFDRDRLNFNRKHNVHGGSMNNDPLIWWNIDYQQAGLGGDNSWGAKPHAPYTLVYKPYQYQFTLRPLRSGDEPAEKAKERYE
- a CDS encoding MGH1-like glycoside hydrolase domain-containing protein, with translation MNKMKWLLALLLTQQTVSAQRNHFPDVLDVRYEVKDTNRIATSFFSDNGAWHAYALPVPGTATGFTGPLLMDMKGEWLSKAIAQLHLYADGRELPLQQDTTATHYYPGLLQLGFYSGQIAVRMQLVFSSSRETVIQTVIRNNGAQPLQLRLQWEGAALLKRAQFSREGNNVRVGVTGTKHVFRLHWCAQAPWDIQTTADGYTAAREVSIPAGGELEDLQTQGFWPDGHMVVAPEREFDIVLQKNEQRWNGYLQQLFRRMPFTEKDRFRSRLAVKSMITLLTNWRSAAGHLRHDGVFPSASYQGFYGFWSWDSWKQAVGLVNFAPSLAKDNIRSMFDYQTASGMVPDCVYADSTENNFRDTKPPLAAWAVWEIFAATRDTAFLREMYPALDRYHRWWYAERDHDRNGLCEFGSTDGTRIAAAWESGMDNAVRFDKAKMLHNGPGAWSLDQESVDLNVYLSKEKTILAQIAAVIGQPAAGALRKEAAILDRQINQLFFDTASGYYYDRKLTGELVRVKGAEAWVALWAGIAPASRVKKMAQYMLDTTVFNTLVPLPVLDASEKAFDPQRGYWRGPVWIDQFYFGVKGLQQYKQQAAARTLVNKLWQHAAGMRDDQPLRENYHPLTGKGLNAVNFSWTAAHVLLLLSDKF